In Terriglobus sp. TAA 43, a single window of DNA contains:
- a CDS encoding UDP-3-O-(3-hydroxymyristoyl)glucosamine N-acyltransferase, which produces MATIAEIAEWTDGRAASSPFEGEITRVSSLDDADIHAAVFASSPDVLQSALQSRAGVILAAAKIAAESNDNRLVLVTDPRLAFSIIGDRLHPLAATSVHPTAVIDVTAHIGNHTSIGPGVVIGANVRIGNGCLIGARVVIEPGVVIGDRVRIQAGAILGALGFGYARRPDGSYLMFPQQGALVIEDDVEIGANTTIDRGALEETRIGAGTKIDNLVHIGHNCRIGRNVIIAAQTGISGSSVVEDGAILGGQVGMGEHATVGPGVILGGGAGVLSGKKLFGAGQVFWGRPARPLKQYLRDLARLSRGR; this is translated from the coding sequence ATGGCGACCATTGCAGAGATTGCAGAATGGACCGATGGAAGGGCTGCCTCTTCGCCTTTTGAGGGCGAGATTACGCGTGTCAGCTCTCTCGATGATGCTGACATTCATGCGGCCGTCTTTGCTTCGTCTCCAGACGTTTTACAGAGTGCTTTGCAGTCTCGCGCTGGAGTCATTCTTGCCGCCGCAAAGATCGCCGCAGAATCAAACGACAATCGGCTTGTGCTGGTGACGGACCCTCGACTGGCGTTCTCCATTATTGGAGATCGGCTGCACCCCTTGGCTGCAACGAGCGTTCATCCCACCGCAGTGATAGACGTGACCGCACATATTGGTAATCACACCAGCATCGGTCCCGGCGTAGTTATTGGCGCTAACGTTCGCATCGGCAACGGGTGTCTCATCGGTGCTCGTGTTGTCATTGAACCCGGCGTCGTCATCGGGGATCGTGTACGCATCCAGGCAGGAGCGATACTTGGCGCGCTCGGCTTTGGTTATGCCCGTAGACCTGACGGTAGCTACCTGATGTTCCCGCAACAGGGTGCGCTTGTAATTGAAGACGACGTGGAGATCGGTGCGAACACCACCATCGACCGCGGCGCACTGGAAGAGACACGCATCGGCGCAGGTACGAAGATCGATAACCTGGTGCACATCGGCCACAACTGCCGCATTGGACGCAACGTAATCATCGCAGCACAAACCGGAATCAGCGGCTCATCGGTGGTGGAAGACGGAGCGATCCTCGGCGGACAGGTCGGCATGGGCGAGCATGCAACGGTTGGTCCGGGCGTGATTCTTGGTGGAGGCGCAGGCGTACTTAGCGGCAAGAAGCTCTTTGGTGCTGGCCAGGTTTTCTGGGGACGCCCCGCACGTCCGTTGAAGCAGTACCTACGCGACTTGGCACGACTCAGCCGAGGCCGTTAA
- a CDS encoding polysaccharide biosynthesis tyrosine autokinase — MPPLTNQPAERGVPEANASFSAITAESALSEALNVLRKRKWVLIIAAILGILYAVYQAATQPIVYTASGRIQVARPNGQASLGVSTGNLTGSLQSEDLETEVLIISSDSLMLSVAQEMNLANNPDFMGPGPYRNINDPIVRAAVVGKLANSFKVASIPRTQMIRIAVTASKAQLAADLVNHLINAYQQRSFESRFASTQRVSQWLQGQLDDLKQQVEASQEQLMDLQKKIGVLGLGADASKPVTTQVTAAVEALSNAAIMAKVQRILAESRYRVLSSSDPTLMESNLQAQGQGQGQSELSRLRDDASQTKATIAQTSVTLGPKNPQILALQAHLREVDREIQTEETRMVTDAKQALVAAQANESQTEAALEDQKNQSYRLRDDLVEYTLRQRDYETNRALYEALLAKLRSASVQAGLDALEIDVVDPAYKPVGPTITPRSSILGRDLIISLVLGVMLAFALESLDTGIRSVAEVEHITQLPSLSIIPRVRRMSSDGSGAMTVAQTNIGVLATSKSQFSEAFRSLRTALLLATTGHPPKFILISSSTPSEGKTTVSTNLAAILAQRETRVLLIDADLRRPNVHHRFGLNGRIGLSTVLSGGATLEEAAKNVPEVPNLDVLCSGPVPPFPTEMLSSESMQNLLKQCGELYTHVVIDSPPILSVTDAVILAHYADAIVMVVRHGKSSRNVVRRARDLLVRSGAAVTGVVLNSVDINAPEYHGYYGYSGYSYSNIDSESWESHGNDSERNNKGDEA; from the coding sequence ATGCCGCCCCTCACGAATCAGCCAGCCGAGCGCGGAGTGCCTGAAGCCAACGCCAGTTTCAGCGCTATTACCGCAGAAAGTGCACTTTCGGAAGCCCTGAACGTGCTGCGAAAACGCAAATGGGTCCTCATTATTGCGGCAATACTCGGCATTTTGTATGCCGTTTATCAGGCCGCCACGCAGCCCATCGTCTATACCGCCAGCGGCAGAATTCAAGTGGCCAGACCGAATGGACAAGCATCCCTGGGCGTGTCGACCGGAAACCTCACGGGCAGCTTGCAGTCGGAAGACCTGGAAACTGAAGTTCTGATCATCAGCAGCGACTCGCTGATGTTGAGCGTCGCGCAGGAAATGAATCTGGCGAACAATCCAGATTTCATGGGACCCGGCCCGTACCGGAACATCAACGATCCGATCGTCCGCGCGGCTGTTGTTGGCAAGCTCGCGAATTCCTTCAAAGTAGCGTCGATTCCCCGAACGCAGATGATCCGCATCGCGGTGACCGCCAGCAAGGCTCAACTTGCTGCCGATCTGGTCAACCATCTCATCAATGCCTATCAACAGCGTTCCTTTGAGAGCCGCTTCGCCTCAACCCAACGAGTCTCGCAGTGGTTGCAGGGACAGTTGGACGACCTGAAGCAGCAGGTAGAAGCTTCTCAAGAACAGTTGATGGATCTTCAAAAGAAGATCGGTGTGCTGGGCCTAGGGGCGGACGCCAGTAAACCCGTCACCACTCAGGTCACAGCCGCTGTTGAAGCACTCAGCAACGCTGCAATCATGGCTAAGGTGCAACGCATCCTAGCGGAATCTCGCTATCGCGTCCTATCTTCTTCCGACCCCACACTGATGGAAAGCAACCTCCAAGCGCAGGGGCAGGGGCAGGGGCAATCCGAACTCTCCAGGTTGAGGGATGACGCCTCGCAGACGAAAGCGACGATCGCGCAAACCAGTGTCACCCTGGGGCCGAAGAATCCTCAGATTCTCGCCTTGCAGGCTCACCTGCGTGAAGTGGACCGGGAAATCCAGACCGAAGAAACGCGCATGGTTACCGATGCCAAGCAGGCCCTGGTGGCAGCACAGGCAAATGAAAGCCAGACGGAAGCGGCACTCGAAGATCAGAAGAACCAGTCCTACCGTCTACGCGACGATTTGGTCGAATACACACTCCGTCAGCGTGACTACGAGACCAACCGAGCGCTCTATGAAGCACTGCTTGCCAAGCTGAGAAGTGCCAGTGTTCAGGCCGGTCTTGACGCTCTTGAGATCGACGTCGTCGATCCTGCGTACAAACCGGTTGGACCCACCATCACGCCGCGCTCCAGCATCCTGGGCAGAGATCTGATCATTAGCCTGGTACTGGGTGTCATGCTTGCATTTGCCCTGGAGAGCCTCGACACCGGCATCCGTAGTGTTGCGGAAGTGGAACACATCACACAACTTCCGTCGCTCAGTATCATCCCTCGCGTGCGTCGAATGTCATCCGACGGCTCGGGGGCCATGACGGTGGCCCAGACGAATATCGGAGTCCTGGCCACATCCAAGTCCCAGTTCTCGGAAGCATTTCGATCTCTTCGAACCGCTCTGCTGCTGGCAACGACGGGCCATCCCCCAAAATTCATCCTTATCTCCAGTTCAACGCCATCCGAGGGCAAGACCACTGTGTCAACAAACCTTGCCGCGATTCTGGCGCAACGGGAAACTCGGGTTCTGCTCATCGACGCGGATCTTCGACGTCCCAATGTGCACCATCGCTTTGGGTTGAACGGCCGCATTGGTCTGTCCACGGTGCTGTCCGGCGGAGCCACCCTGGAAGAAGCAGCGAAGAACGTTCCCGAGGTTCCGAATCTGGATGTGCTCTGCAGCGGTCCGGTGCCGCCCTTCCCCACTGAAATGCTCTCGTCCGAGAGCATGCAGAATCTTCTGAAGCAATGTGGCGAACTGTACACCCACGTCGTGATCGATTCCCCGCCGATCCTTTCCGTAACGGACGCTGTCATTCTGGCCCACTACGCGGATGCCATCGTCATGGTGGTGCGCCACGGTAAGAGCAGCCGCAACGTCGTGCGGCGTGCGCGTGACCTCCTGGTACGGTCCGGTGCGGCCGTGACCGGAGTTGTCCTGAACTCTGTAGACATCAACGCCCCCGAATACCACGGCTACTACGGATACTCGGGATACAGCTACTCCAACATCGACTCGGAATCATGGGAATCGCACGGAAACGACAGCGAACGGAACAACAAAGGAGACGAAGCATGA
- a CDS encoding UDP-glucose/GDP-mannose dehydrogenase family protein: protein MGKTVDIAVVGSGYVGLVAAVCFAEMGHHVICVDNDPAKVKALQGGDSLIHEEHLPELLNRYRNNRVEFTTDLGAATEKAAAIFIAVGTPQSETGDADLSYVEAVACEIARHLKTYKVIVEKSTVPVYTNEWIRRAIERNGVDRSLFDVCSNPEFLREGTAVSDFLHPDRIVVGADSEKAARLLQEIYAPLTSGDYYKQEGIIPGDFTSDAPPPLLLTSTKSAEIIKHASNAFLALKISFINAVSSLCEATDANVQQVAQGMGLDTRIGPRFLRPGIGYGGSCFPKDVAAFRSVAEQMGVDFSLLTEVERINANQKKRFLAKVRAALWTLRGKKVAVLGLAFKGDTDDIRDSPAIEMVKMLIAEGCSITAYDPAAMERTRAVLPESDKLRYADGIYTAAEDADALLILTDWNEFGALDLEKLRTALRYSIIVDGRNMYDPAKVADAGITYYSVGRPVAHPVRETVNA from the coding sequence ATGGGAAAGACTGTGGATATCGCGGTTGTAGGTTCCGGTTACGTCGGCCTTGTGGCTGCCGTTTGTTTTGCTGAGATGGGGCACCATGTGATTTGCGTGGACAACGATCCCGCAAAAGTAAAGGCCCTGCAGGGCGGAGATAGCCTCATTCATGAGGAGCATCTTCCTGAATTACTGAATCGTTACCGCAATAATCGCGTTGAGTTCACCACCGATCTGGGCGCTGCAACCGAGAAAGCTGCAGCGATTTTTATTGCCGTGGGAACCCCGCAGTCTGAGACAGGCGACGCAGATCTTTCCTACGTGGAAGCCGTTGCTTGCGAAATCGCACGCCATCTGAAGACGTACAAGGTAATCGTCGAAAAGAGCACCGTGCCCGTCTATACCAACGAGTGGATCCGCCGCGCAATCGAGCGTAATGGTGTGGATCGCAGCCTGTTTGATGTTTGCTCGAACCCCGAATTTCTGCGCGAGGGAACCGCTGTGTCGGACTTCCTGCACCCGGATCGCATCGTTGTAGGTGCGGATTCGGAGAAGGCAGCCCGGTTGTTACAAGAAATTTATGCTCCGCTGACCTCCGGCGATTACTACAAGCAGGAAGGAATTATTCCCGGAGATTTCACATCAGACGCGCCGCCGCCGCTCCTGCTCACTTCCACGAAGAGCGCAGAGATCATCAAGCACGCATCGAATGCCTTCCTGGCGCTGAAAATTTCATTCATTAATGCTGTCTCCAGCCTCTGCGAAGCCACGGATGCCAACGTGCAGCAGGTGGCGCAGGGAATGGGCCTGGACACGCGCATCGGACCGCGCTTCCTCCGCCCTGGTATCGGCTACGGTGGATCCTGCTTTCCGAAGGACGTAGCTGCGTTCCGTTCTGTTGCAGAACAGATGGGCGTGGACTTTTCGTTGCTGACAGAAGTCGAGCGTATCAACGCAAACCAGAAGAAGCGCTTCCTTGCGAAGGTGCGTGCAGCCCTGTGGACGCTCCGCGGGAAGAAGGTTGCCGTCCTTGGACTGGCATTCAAGGGCGATACGGACGACATCCGCGACAGCCCCGCCATTGAGATGGTGAAGATGCTGATCGCGGAAGGATGCTCGATCACTGCCTACGATCCGGCTGCGATGGAGCGTACACGCGCTGTACTGCCTGAGTCGGACAAACTGCGGTATGCCGATGGCATCTATACGGCAGCAGAAGACGCTGATGCGTTGCTCATCCTCACCGATTGGAATGAGTTTGGCGCGCTCGATCTGGAGAAGCTCCGTACGGCGCTGCGTTATTCCATCATTGTCGATGGTCGCAATATGTACGACCCGGCAAAGGTCGCGGATGCGGGCATCACCTACTACAGCGTGGGACGCCCGGTGGCGCATCCTGTCCGCGAAACGGTCAACGCGTAA
- a CDS encoding polysaccharide biosynthesis/export family protein, whose translation MKKFYDFIFLASLLLGGTAWCHAQFTGVAATSAPGLNVRHPLTTDQVVLFPPQQDMTIFPNDVVGISVFGVTPSYLDTERVSLDGNIHLPLAGIVSIGGLTITAAEQKIARLLEDQGLFHDAQVNLVISEMPDHVVTLVGAIGKTLPLVGQRRLLDVLSLAGGLPETASTVIKIDRPGLAEPIYVDLGNDPSTSVASNIPIFPGDVITTGNVGAFYVVGAVLASGTHVLSGSRPITVSMAIASAGGTSEIASRNDSVLVRTTGNTRTVVPLHLKDIQEGKAADPVLQANDIILVPTSVLRSIFRPSNATVLVSLAVSMAALLR comes from the coding sequence ATGAAGAAGTTTTATGACTTCATTTTTCTTGCGTCTCTCTTGCTGGGTGGAACGGCATGGTGCCACGCGCAATTTACGGGCGTCGCGGCCACTTCTGCTCCAGGGCTGAATGTACGCCACCCCCTCACCACGGATCAGGTAGTCCTGTTTCCTCCACAGCAGGACATGACGATTTTCCCAAATGATGTCGTGGGTATTTCCGTCTTTGGCGTTACTCCTTCCTATTTGGATACGGAGCGGGTGTCGCTCGATGGGAACATTCATCTCCCATTGGCCGGAATCGTTAGTATCGGAGGCCTGACCATTACGGCCGCAGAACAGAAGATCGCTCGTCTTCTCGAGGACCAAGGGCTTTTCCACGACGCACAGGTAAATCTGGTGATCTCCGAAATGCCTGACCATGTCGTCACACTGGTAGGAGCCATCGGCAAAACCTTGCCGCTCGTCGGTCAACGCCGTCTTCTGGACGTGCTTTCCCTCGCCGGTGGTCTGCCCGAAACTGCCAGCACCGTCATCAAAATAGATCGGCCAGGATTGGCTGAGCCAATTTATGTGGATCTGGGAAATGATCCGTCCACCAGTGTTGCCTCTAACATCCCTATTTTCCCGGGCGATGTCATTACCACTGGAAATGTGGGAGCGTTTTATGTTGTGGGCGCAGTTCTCGCGTCGGGAACACACGTTTTGTCGGGATCGCGGCCTATAACTGTGTCCATGGCTATCGCCTCCGCCGGAGGTACCTCAGAAATCGCCAGTCGGAACGATTCGGTTCTCGTTCGCACAACCGGAAATACTCGCACTGTCGTTCCTCTACACCTGAAAGATATTCAGGAAGGTAAAGCGGCCGACCCCGTGTTGCAGGCGAACGACATCATTCTTGTTCCCACGAGTGTGCTCAGAAGCATCTTCCGCCCCAGCAACGCGACCGTTTTGGTTAGCCTCGCCGTATCTATGGCTGCGCTTCTACGTTAA
- a CDS encoding glycosyltransferase family 4 protein, whose amino-acid sequence MVSTNERVRLAYVVSHPIQYQAELLRRIATEPGIDLHVFYCSDFSLRSYKDAGFGVSVEWDIPLTEGYRFTVLPRWRDTHTPSPTRPISRGFFRAFLRGIDGKPFDAVWVHGYSTMNSMHAFLAAKALGIPVLLRTDSWLGERPRTANKLRIKRLFFDALRCMVDGILAVGQRNAVYWKYYFGDEFPVFLMPYAVDNAYFARKTVQATPLRGELQKELGLDPERPVILYASKLIRRKNADQLLEAFLQLRDSTTPRPYLLIVGDGELREMLEQRAVAACATEDVRFTGFRNQSELPRFFDLSTVFVLPARHEAYGLIVNEAMAAGLAVVVSDDVGCADDLVAHGENGYVYPVGNVDALRNALEKVLSSGEAQRMGQRSREIISGWSYAEDLTALKGALRHITGRQAGA is encoded by the coding sequence ATGGTTTCAACGAATGAACGGGTTCGGCTGGCGTATGTCGTCAGCCATCCGATTCAATACCAGGCGGAACTGCTGCGGCGCATCGCTACAGAGCCGGGAATAGATCTGCACGTCTTTTATTGCTCCGACTTTTCTTTGCGAAGCTACAAGGACGCAGGTTTTGGGGTGAGTGTGGAATGGGATATTCCCCTGACGGAGGGGTATCGGTTCACAGTGCTTCCTCGCTGGCGCGATACTCATACTCCGTCGCCAACCCGGCCTATTTCGAGAGGTTTCTTTCGGGCTTTCCTTCGAGGCATTGATGGCAAGCCGTTCGATGCAGTGTGGGTCCACGGATACTCGACCATGAACTCAATGCATGCCTTCCTGGCCGCAAAGGCGCTCGGTATTCCTGTTCTATTGCGTACAGACTCGTGGCTGGGTGAGAGGCCACGCACGGCGAATAAGCTGCGCATCAAACGTCTTTTCTTCGATGCGCTTCGCTGCATGGTAGACGGCATCCTCGCGGTGGGACAGCGAAACGCAGTCTACTGGAAATACTATTTTGGTGACGAATTTCCGGTGTTTCTGATGCCCTACGCTGTCGACAACGCCTATTTTGCGCGGAAGACAGTTCAGGCCACTCCGCTTCGTGGAGAACTGCAGAAGGAACTGGGTCTCGATCCTGAGAGACCGGTGATTCTTTACGCGTCGAAACTCATTCGCCGCAAGAACGCAGACCAGCTGCTGGAAGCCTTCCTGCAGCTCAGAGACAGTACCACTCCACGACCGTACCTGCTCATTGTTGGCGATGGTGAGCTGCGCGAGATGCTGGAGCAACGAGCAGTCGCGGCGTGTGCAACCGAGGATGTTCGCTTCACAGGCTTCCGCAACCAGAGTGAGCTACCCCGTTTTTTTGATCTCAGTACTGTGTTTGTCCTTCCTGCCCGCCATGAGGCCTATGGTTTGATCGTGAACGAAGCCATGGCCGCAGGGCTGGCAGTGGTGGTCAGCGACGATGTCGGCTGCGCAGACGATCTGGTCGCGCATGGCGAAAATGGCTACGTGTATCCCGTTGGAAACGTCGACGCACTTCGCAATGCGCTTGAAAAGGTTTTGTCTTCTGGTGAAGCACAGCGCATGGGACAGCGAAGCCGCGAGATCATTTCGGGCTGGAGTTACGCCGAAGATCTCACCGCACTGAAGGGCGCATTGCGCCACATAACCGGTAGACAGGCAGGAGCCTGA
- a CDS encoding bifunctional homocysteine S-methyltransferase/methylenetetrahydrofolate reductase: MSDVSLPSIDRIFGSRPILCDGAMGTMLYARGIFINRCFDELNLSEPTMIRDIHEEYLLAGAELLETNTFGANAIRLKRFGLEDKVAEINAAAVKLAREAANAVREKHAHHAYIAGALGPLGLPEPARDATVMIEAYREQAQALAHAGVDLFVVETMTSMAEAKAAIDAIRQVGADLPIIAMITVTDAGNVSDGTSPEEAARLMGEWGANAIGCNCSDGPQLVLDTIERMRRVTSLPIAAMPNAGVPSCVDGRSIYLSSPEYLASFARKAMRLGATIIGGCCGTTPQHIRAMRSSVKAIQSQAEGVAQVGDKPSAILIEPAPLAERSQLGRRIAIGEFVTMVEIVPPKGFDPSRELEGARMLKKLGVHAINVPDSPRASTRMSASSLCLQIEQKIGIETVIHFTCRDRNLLGIQSDLLGAASLGMKNILCLTGDPPKMGNYPDATGVFDVDAVGLTRVLRDMNHGLDIGGQSIGASTGFVLACAANPGVPDLDMEVRRFAAKVEAGAEFAITQPVFDLKLLETFLKRIEGFRIPVVAGIWPLTSVKNAEFMKNDLKVRMPDQILHRMAAHAGTPEQSRAEGIRIAQEMLAEAQPMVQGVQVSAPFARYVAAAEVLEALLVPVTAE, encoded by the coding sequence ATGTCTGACGTTTCTCTGCCCAGCATCGACCGCATTTTCGGCTCTCGCCCCATCCTGTGCGATGGCGCTATGGGAACCATGCTGTATGCGCGGGGCATTTTTATCAATCGCTGTTTCGACGAACTGAACCTCAGCGAACCGACGATGATCCGCGATATTCACGAAGAATATCTCCTTGCGGGTGCGGAACTTCTGGAGACCAATACCTTTGGCGCGAATGCCATACGGCTGAAGCGCTTTGGACTGGAAGACAAGGTGGCAGAGATTAACGCTGCCGCGGTAAAGCTCGCCCGTGAAGCTGCTAACGCCGTCCGTGAGAAGCACGCCCACCATGCCTATATTGCTGGCGCGCTCGGTCCGCTCGGTCTGCCGGAACCGGCTCGGGATGCAACCGTCATGATCGAGGCTTACCGCGAACAGGCTCAGGCGCTGGCCCATGCAGGCGTGGATCTGTTCGTGGTGGAAACGATGACCTCCATGGCTGAAGCGAAAGCGGCCATAGACGCCATCCGACAGGTAGGCGCCGATCTCCCCATCATCGCCATGATCACCGTGACGGATGCAGGCAATGTCTCGGACGGCACATCACCCGAAGAGGCGGCACGCCTGATGGGTGAGTGGGGCGCGAATGCCATCGGATGCAACTGCAGTGATGGTCCGCAACTTGTACTGGACACCATTGAGCGCATGCGCCGTGTGACTTCCCTGCCGATCGCCGCGATGCCCAATGCGGGTGTTCCCAGTTGCGTGGACGGTCGAAGCATCTATCTTTCGTCGCCGGAGTATCTTGCCAGCTTCGCGCGCAAGGCGATGCGTCTGGGCGCCACGATCATTGGCGGTTGCTGCGGCACCACGCCACAACACATTCGCGCCATGCGTTCTAGCGTAAAGGCGATTCAGTCGCAGGCAGAAGGAGTGGCGCAGGTGGGCGATAAGCCTTCCGCAATACTGATCGAGCCCGCACCACTCGCAGAGCGATCACAGCTTGGCCGCCGCATTGCCATCGGCGAATTCGTCACCATGGTAGAGATCGTTCCGCCGAAGGGCTTCGATCCCTCGCGCGAACTCGAAGGCGCACGCATGCTGAAGAAGCTCGGCGTGCATGCCATCAACGTGCCCGACTCCCCACGCGCCAGCACACGCATGAGCGCCAGCAGCCTGTGCCTGCAGATTGAGCAGAAGATCGGCATAGAAACGGTCATCCACTTTACCTGCCGCGACCGCAATTTGTTGGGCATTCAGAGCGACCTCCTCGGAGCTGCATCGCTCGGCATGAAGAACATCCTTTGCCTTACGGGCGACCCGCCGAAGATGGGCAATTATCCCGATGCGACAGGCGTCTTTGACGTGGATGCCGTCGGCCTGACGCGTGTGCTGCGCGACATGAATCACGGCCTCGACATTGGCGGTCAGAGCATTGGCGCGAGTACCGGGTTTGTGCTCGCCTGCGCGGCCAATCCTGGCGTGCCGGATCTTGATATGGAAGTTCGTCGCTTCGCAGCAAAAGTAGAGGCGGGAGCAGAGTTCGCCATCACACAGCCCGTCTTCGATTTGAAGTTGCTGGAGACATTCCTGAAGCGGATCGAGGGTTTCCGCATTCCGGTCGTCGCAGGTATCTGGCCGCTCACAAGCGTGAAGAATGCGGAGTTTATGAAGAACGATCTGAAGGTGCGCATGCCGGATCAGATTCTGCATCGCATGGCTGCGCATGCCGGGACACCGGAGCAATCGCGAGCAGAAGGTATCCGCATTGCGCAGGAAATGCTGGCCGAGGCGCAGCCCATGGTGCAGGGCGTGCAGGTAAGTGCTCCCTTCGCCCGTTACGTTGCAGCAGCAGAAGTACTGGAAGCACTGCTGGTACCAGTCACGGCAGAGTAG
- the xseB gene encoding exodeoxyribonuclease VII small subunit, with protein sequence MATFEEQLKSLESVVERLEKGDLPLEESLALFEQGVALSESCKKELDAAEGRVQVLLQRGRKTEAEDLALSEDE encoded by the coding sequence ATGGCAACCTTCGAAGAGCAATTAAAGTCGCTGGAAAGCGTCGTGGAACGACTCGAAAAGGGAGACCTTCCCCTGGAAGAATCTCTCGCGCTTTTTGAACAAGGTGTCGCTCTGTCCGAATCCTGCAAGAAGGAGTTGGATGCGGCGGAAGGCCGTGTTCAGGTCCTTCTGCAACGAGGCCGCAAGACGGAAGCAGAAGACCTTGCGCTAAGCGAAGACGAGTAA
- a CDS encoding UDP-glucuronic acid decarboxylase family protein → MAQWKRVLITGAAGFLGSHLTDAVLAEGAEVVGVDNLCTGSLENLAHLKSNSKFSFEQQDICKPFDFGQVDFVFNFASPASPVDYMKLGPETLRVGSDGTVNALEVAKKYGAGFLHASTSECYGDPEQHPQKETYWGNVNPIGPRSVYDEAKRFSEATIMAYHNYYKVRTSMVRIFNTYGPRLQPNDGRVISNLMMQALQGQDLTIYGDGSQTRSFCFQSDLVRGIVALAKSGEPLPTNIGNPEEWTILDCAKTVLEVTGSSSKIVYRPMPQDDPKQRKPDITKARTLLGWEPKVNLREGLELSMDYFKGRVAASA, encoded by the coding sequence ATGGCGCAATGGAAGCGCGTTCTGATTACAGGCGCGGCAGGTTTTCTTGGATCGCATCTGACGGATGCTGTATTAGCCGAAGGTGCAGAGGTTGTCGGCGTCGACAATCTCTGCACGGGCTCGCTTGAGAACCTGGCGCACCTGAAGTCAAACTCAAAGTTCTCGTTTGAGCAGCAGGATATCTGCAAGCCGTTTGATTTTGGCCAAGTGGACTTCGTGTTTAACTTCGCGTCACCTGCCAGCCCGGTGGATTACATGAAGCTGGGGCCGGAGACGTTGCGGGTTGGTTCCGATGGCACGGTGAACGCGCTGGAAGTGGCGAAGAAGTACGGCGCCGGATTCCTTCACGCGTCTACTTCGGAGTGCTACGGCGACCCCGAACAGCATCCGCAGAAAGAGACCTACTGGGGGAACGTGAATCCCATCGGTCCGCGCTCGGTCTACGACGAAGCGAAGCGATTCTCTGAGGCCACGATCATGGCCTATCACAACTACTACAAGGTGCGGACGAGCATGGTGCGCATCTTCAACACGTATGGCCCGCGCCTGCAGCCGAACGATGGCCGTGTGATCAGCAACCTGATGATGCAGGCGCTCCAGGGACAGGATCTGACGATCTACGGTGACGGATCGCAGACGCGTTCGTTCTGTTTCCAATCGGACCTGGTGCGCGGCATTGTGGCGCTGGCAAAGAGCGGCGAGCCCCTGCCGACGAACATTGGAAACCCCGAAGAGTGGACCATTCTTGACTGCGCGAAAACGGTGCTTGAAGTGACCGGGTCCAGCAGCAAGATTGTTTATCGACCCATGCCACAGGACGATCCAAAGCAGCGCAAGCCTGATATCACCAAGGCAAGAACGTTGTTGGGATGGGAGCCGAAGGTGAATCTGCGTGAAGGTTTGGAGCTTTCCATGGATTACTTCAAGGGGCGGGTTGCTGCAAGTGCATAG